The nucleotide sequence GAGTGGTTGAAGCAGGTGACGAAGACGAGTCATCAACGACATCTTCAAACGGCGGTGGTTTCTTCAAAGACATGGTCCAAGCCGTTATGACAGGAATCTCATACATGATCCCGGTTATCGTTGCCGGTGGTCTTATGATGGGAATCGCGAAGCTTGGTGCGATGCCGTTTGGTCTAGTGAACGAACTTGGTGATCCGAAATATGCAACACATTCAAATGAACTTTTCGTTATTTTGCATCACTTAGATAAGTTTGGAGCTTTGATCTTTAAATTCATGTATCCGATATTCGCTGCATTTGTTGCCTATTCCCTGGCTGACCGCGTTGGTTTAGTAGCCGGATTTATCGGAGGAGCTTTTGCAGGCGGGCTTCATTACACTTTCTGGGACAATCCGGAAGGTATTCCGTCTGGTTTCTTAGGTGCATTGATTCTTGGTTTGGCCGCGGGTTATATTGCTCGTTTCTTAAACCGTAAAATACAGTTAAACAAAAACTTAGCTGCGATGAAACCAATGTTCATCATCCCAGCAGTCTCAGTATTATCAATTTTCTTCTTAAACTTTTACATTGTAGACCCTGTGTTTGGCGGTCTGAATGTTGTGCTGCGCAACTGGATTGAGTCTGCACAAGGGACTGGAGATGTAGTTCTTGCATCTATCATTGCTTCTGCAACTGCCTTTGACTTAGGCGGACCGATTAACAAAGCGGCAGGTGCGATCGCGATTGGGCTTGCGGCTGACGAGGTTTATCCGTTAACGGCTCGTGTATTGGCGATCGTTATTCCGCCAATCGGGCTTGGACTTGCCGTTATTATCGACAAATATGTAGTAGGACGTCGTGTGTTCCCAGCTGACCTTCGTGTCGCGGGTAACACGTCATTATTACTTGGATTCCTTGCAATCTCTGAGGGCGCGATTCCGTTCATGCTTCGCAACCCGATCATTACGATTCCGATCAACATTATCGGTGCGATCCTTGGTGCGAGTACAGCAGTCTTGTTAGGAGCTGTTCAATGGCTGCCGCTTCCGGCGATTTGGGGATGGCCGCTCGTTGAGAACCTATGGGCGTACCTTTTAGGACTCATTGTCGGTGCAGCGTTTATCGCATTTGCAAACATCTTTGTACGTTTCGCGATTTTAAAGAAAAAAGAGAGACAAGCGTAAATTTCGAGTGAAGTGCACATTTACTCATTTATATAAAAAGTGAGCCGATTTTTAATAAAAAGAGAGTGTAAGCCGGTTATTACTGATATTAAAGAGGTGAAATTAAGCGGTGTGAGCGGATATTTTCCTGTTGTGAGCGAAACGGGGGTCCTATTGAGCGAAACACGGGACGATGTGAGCGAAACGAAGGTCTTACTGAGCGAAACAAGGAACTTTGTGAGCGAAAACCACCCCTGTTTGAGCGAATGTGTAACAGATAAAAGAACACGTACCGTAAATCACAACAGACCGATCACAAACCGCTCGCTGATACAATGCGCATAAATCATTTTTCCATCGAACAAACCGAACAACTTTTTATTAAAAAATAAAAAAGAAAAGGGGGCGCATCTTATAAAAAAGATGACCCCTCTTTTCATTAAAAGTGGAGCAAGCAACTTGGGAGGGAACCAGCATGAAACAGAAAAAAGTATATGTCGTACCGCATTCGCATTGGGATCGCGAGTGGTATTTTACAATAGAAGATTCGAACCTTTTACTCGTTGAGAACATGGATCGATTGATGGATGTGATGGAGAACGATCCGGAATATACAGGCTATGTGTTTGACGCGCAGAGCTCGATTATCGATGAGTATTTAAAAGTCCGTCCAGAAGAGAAAGAGCGTTTGAGCCGTTTAATTACCGCTAAGCGTATTTTTGTAGGACCTTGGTACACGCAGGCTGATTCACTTCTTGTGAACCGAGAGTCGTTGATTCGTAACTTGATGTACGGAACGCGTATTGCTGAAAAAATGGGGCACTCGATGAATGTCGGTTACCTGCCAGATATTTTCGGTCAGAACACGTATCTGCCGTCTATGTTCAAAGAGTTTGATATCGATTATAGCGTGTTGCAGCGCGGTATTTATACAGATCAGCTGAATGGGGATCTGAACTTCACGTGGAAATCACCCGACGGAGAGAGCGTAAAGGCGAACAACATTTACTTCGGCTACGGACCAGGGAAGTTTTTATCGGATGATCCTCAGTACATGGAAGAGCGTTTGCTTCCGATTTTAGAGAAGATTGCAGACATGAACACAAGTACGGACAACTTGCTGTTGCCAGCGGGCGGTGACCAAGTCCTCGTTCGTGAGCATTTTCCTGAAACGGTGAAGAAGCTGAACGAAAAAGATGAAAAGCATGAATATGTGCTTTCCGATTATGAAACGTTTATGAAAGATACGTGGGAAAAAGGGGATTTTGAGAACGTGATTGAGGGCGAACTGATAGCGACTCAAAAATCCAGAATCCACAACACGATTCGCTCGCAGCGTTATGACATTAAAAAGCTGAACGATATGGCAGAAGAAAAAGTGATCTGCGAGCTGGAACCTTTAGCTAGTTTTGCGAGTACTCTTGGGTTTAAATATCCTGGGAAGTGGCTTGATGAGATGTGGAAGATGCTATTCGATGTACATGCGCATGACAGCATCGGCGGGTGTAATTCGGATGACACGAATCAAGAAATCGTAAACCGATTGACAAAAGTAATCCGCATGGCTGATGGCTGCTTAAATCTGCTAAAAAAACAGATGACCGAAGCTGTAAGTCGTAAGCTTGGAAAAGATTCAATTTTTGTTCTGTTCCATCTGCTGCCTAAGAGTTTTGAAGGTACACAAAAGGTTGTTCTTTTTACTAAGGAAAAAGAGTTTGGTATTCGTGATTTAAAAGGGGCCGCTGTTAAGTTCGATGTGCTGAACCAAGAATACATTTCTGGCGGAAAGACGATTGTTGTAACGGCAGACGGTGAAAAAGAAGTAGACGCGCCTGGTTATTACCGAAACGAAGTGCTTTTACGTGATGTGAAACTGCCTGCTATGGGTTATGAAACGTTTGAAGTGGTTGAAGGTGCCAGTGAAAATGAGGCGGTTAACCCGAAAACTTTAAACAACCGTTTAATAGAAAATGAAAACTTCGCCATTTTTGAGGAAAACAGTCAGATTCATCTAACCGTAAAATCGCTAGAAAAAACGATTAAGGATTTTATAAAGTTCGAAAATGTAGCGGATGCGGGTGATTCCTATGACTTTTCGCCACTTGAAGGTGATTCCGCAATCTATTCAAAGACTCTTGAATCTGTGTATGTAGAGGGGAGCTCAGGCACAGAGTTTATGGAAGTGGTTCATGTGCTGCAGGTGCCAGGGGACTTAGAGGAAAGAAAAGAAGGACAGGCAACAACAAGTCTAGCGATCGTTACACGTTTTGAACTTCTAAGTGGTGAAGACTTTATCCGTGTGACACACGACATTGAAAATGAAGTAAAAGATCACCGTGTGCGTGTGCTGCTTCAGACTTCTGTTGAAGCACCAGAGCATTCATTCGGCGATCAAGGATTCAGCATAATCCAGCGTCCGACGGTTAATCCTTACATGCCGACGTGGAAAGAGGAGAAGTTTGCTGAAGCGCCAGTGCCGATCTATCCTTTGGAAAACATAGCTGGAGTGACGAACGGAGAGTTAACGGCGGCTGTGGTGACAAAAGGGATTAAGGAATATGAGTTGATCAATGAAACGGGGGAGCTGGCATTAACGCTGTTCCGAAGTGTTGGTTTGCTTGGTCGTGATAACTTAGCGTGGAGACCTGGCCGTGCATCAGGCATCAACAACAAAGTAGTGACTACACCTGACGCTCAAATGCAGACAAAGATGACATTTGAGTACTGTATTCATGTTGGAGAAGGCAATGATATTAATCAGTTGTTTAAACTTGTGGATGATTATCGCGGTCACAGTGTGAGTTATCAGAAGCAATCTTTAAACACATTTGAAGAGAGACTGGATCGCTTTGAGATTCCTTATCCGGTCGATGCGCTGCCTGCTCGCTTTAGTTTCCTAGAAGCAGCGGGAGAAGTGTACTTTTGCTCAATGAAAAAAGCGCATGACGACAATTCAGTGATTTTGCGACTTTTCAATCCGACTGATGGAGAACAAACGGTGAACATTTCAAGTGAACACATCCAGTCTATTGCACAAACGAAATTAAATGAAAAAATTGTTGTTGACGTTAAAGGAGACGTGCTAGTGCGTCCTAAAGGATACGTAACATTGAAATTGGTTATGAAGGAGAATGTGTAATGAGTTTTCCAGAAAAAGTTGAGAATCTGTTACAAACGATATACGGTGAAGACTTCTCACCACATTATAAAAGCGAGATTGTGAAGCTTGCTGAGAGCTGGAAAGAGAAGAAGTGGAGCAAAACGGCTCCACTTTCTGAAAAAAACGTCTATCTTATTACGTATGGCGACATTATTAAAGAAGAGGGAGAGCCAGCGCTAAAAACACTTAACAAGTTCATAAATGAATTTGCGAAGAACGAAATTACGGACGTTCACTTGCTTCCGATGTTTCCGTATACGTCTGATGATGGTTTCTCTGTTGTTGATTACCGTGAGATTCATCCGGATCTTGGTGACTGGACAGACATCGAGCGTTTTTCTGGTGACTACCGTTTGATGTTTGATTTTGTGGCGAATCATATGTCTAAATCGAGCAAGTGGTTTCAAGGTTATTTAAAAGGTGACCCTGAATATGCGAACTACTTTATTTCTCGCGAAGATGGTTTTGATGCGTCAAAAGTTGTGCGTCCTCGTACTTCACCGCTTTTTCATGAGTATGAAGAAGGAAAAACAGCTTGGACGACGTTTTCTGAAGATCAAGTAGATGTGAACTTTAAGCATTTTCCTGCATTGATTGAGATGACTGATATTTTGCTCGAGTATGCGTATCGGGGCGGGACGAGCATTCGTTTGGATGCGATCGGCTTCATGTGGAAAGAATCTGGAACGACTTGTATTCATTTGCCGCAGACGCACGCGATCATTCAGTTATGGCGTGAGATTTTAGAAGAGTTAAAGCTAAACACGCTGCTGATTACGGAGACGAATGTTCCTCATAAAGAAAACATCAGTTATTTTGGGGATGGCAAAAATGAGGCGCACATGGTTTACCAGTTTTCACTGCCTCCGCTCGTTTTGCATACGTTAACGACACATGATACGAAGACGTTGACGGGATGGGCAAAAACGATTGAAAAAGTGTCTGACTCTGCAACGTACTTTAACTTTTTAGCGAGTCATGATGGAATCGGCATGCGTCCGACAGAAGGAATTCTTACCGAAGAAGAACGAATGGCTTTAGCTAAAAAAGTTTTAGCAAACGGTGGGCGTGTTTCATATAAAAGTAATCCGGACGGAACGGAATCTCCTTATGAGCTGAACATCAATTACATGGATGCGCTTATCAATAAAGAAGAAGATGTAAGTGAAGATGCTCAAGTACAGAAGATGCTTGCGGCTCATTCTGTGCTGTTCTCAGTGATGGGTGTTCCCGCTGTGTACTATCACTCGCTTCTTGGATCTGAAAATGATTATGAAGGCTTGGAGTCATCGGGCATCAACCGCAGAATCAATCGCGAAAAATTTCAGTATGAAGAGTTGGTTGCCGAATTAGAGACATCAACTCGACGTCAAAAAGTGTTTACTGGATTGAAGAAGTTAATTCGTACCCGTCAGCAGGAACCTGCATTTTCTCCGTTTGCTTCACAGTTGATTTTAGATTTAAGTGAGCAGGTATTTGCACTCATTCGCAGAAATGAAGAAACAGGAGACACGGTGCTGTTTGTCATGAATGCCTTGAATGAAACGGTTGATGTAGAGCTGCCTTTCGGAGGACAGGACTTATGGAGCGGGAATTCAGTCGATGAATCGGTAGAGCTCGTACCGTATCAGTTTATGTGGATTAAAAAATAATCAATTACATGTTTATTGGTTGCTCTTGGAAGTAGTTGATTTCCGTTTCAGGTGCTTCGCTTTCCGCGGGGCAGGGCGATGAGCCACATTTGTACGTTTCACTTTTAAGTGTCTCACCTGCCCGCCTGTCCCGCAGGAGTCTTGCACCTTACACTCCAATCAACTAGTCATCAAGGAAGAGAATTTAGCAGAAATCTTCTGGCAACAACCTATTAGAAAAGAATTAAAAATAAAGAAGGTGGACCTAATGAAGATTGTCATCGCTCCCGATTCGTTCAAAGAAAGCATGACAGCGGCTGAGGTCTGCATAGCTGTTGAAGCGGGATTTCGGAAAGTGTTTAGTGGTGCAGAATATGTCCATGTTCCTGTTGGTGATGGGGGAGAAGGGACGGTTCGGTCTGTTGTTGATGCGACAGATGGAGAGATTGTGGAAGTTCGTGCGACTGGTCCGCTCGGGGAAAAAGTGAATGCTTTTTATGGTCTGACAGGTGACGGGAAGACGGCGGTGATCGAGATGGCCGCAGCTTCCGGTCTGCACCTTGTGCCAAGAGAGCTCCGGAATCCTTTGGTGACGACAACTCGCGGTACGGGGGAGCTGATTTTAGATGCGCTCGATAAAAAGGTGGAGCGAATCGTGCTGGGACTCGGCGGATCAGCGACGAATGATGGCGGCGCTGGTATGGCTTCTGCTCTTGGAGTGAAGTTTATGGATGTGAATGGTAAGGAGCTTCGGCCAGGCGGTGAGGCGCTTGGTGAGCTGCTTTCCATTGATGTTTCTGAAATTGATGAGCGCTTGAAATCGGTAAAAGTTGATGTGGCTAGTGATGTGACGAATCCTTTAACAGGACCGCTCGGAGCTTCAGCTGTTTTTGGACCGCAAAAAGGTGCTACACCTGAAATGGTTGGGGTTTTAGATAACAGTTTAAAAAGGTACGCGGAAGTGGTTGAGAGCAATCTTGGCGTTGCGGTGGATGAGCTGCCAGGAGCGGGTGCAGCAGGTGGGCTAGGCGCTGGAGTTGTTGCGTTTTTAGACGGAAAACTGCAGAGCGGAATAGACCTTGTGCTTGATGTGATTGGATTTGAAGATGCTGTTAGTGGTGCGGATCTTGTCATTACTGGGGAAGGACGAATTGATTCTCAGACCGTTCATGGAAAAGCGCCGGTTGGTGTGGCGAAACGAGCTAAAAATGTGACAGCTAGTGTTCCGGTCGTTGCGATTGCCGGAAGCATCGGTCCAGATTATGAGGCCGTTTTTGAGCATGATATTGATGCGGTTTTTAGTGTTGTTAATGGTGTTGTAACGTTAGAAGAAGCACTGGCCAATGGATCAGTTAATGTTGAAAAAACAGCGGAGAACATCGCGCGTTTGTTATCTTTAAAAATAAAGTAGCCCCTTGATCTCAAGGGGCTTTCCTCATTTTTATAGGATTTGAGAATTTTTGAAGTGATTCTTGGAGTGCATGATCGAGGACTTTTTTATTGAAGCAATCCACACAAAACGAGAGGTTAGTGCTTTTGTTTTTGCATTTTGAGTAACGCGATCACAGCATCATTCTGGCTAACTTCAATTCGATTGACAGTGTCTTTTATTTCTTTTACATCGGTTTCTAGTGTATCCATTCTAGTACCAATCTGTTGCTGACCTGTTTCTAAGTTTGTTACTTTGTTATCTAGATTAGTCACTTTAACATCTAGTTTAGAAACCTTATTATCCAGATTAGTTACTTTATTATCTAGACTAGAAACTTTATTATCTAAATCAGAAACTTTATTATCTAAATCAGAAACTTTATTATCTAAATCAGAAACTTTATTATCTAAATCAGATACTTTATTATCGATGCTCAGTAATTTTACTAAAATTTCATTCAATACTTTTTCCAACTTCATCACCTCCTTCATTAGTCTTCCTAAACATTTTACATTATATAAAACTTGTCGTACAGTTGGGGTAAATTAAACAAGTGTTTAAAAAGTGGGAGGTCTTTTCAATGAGTGTCATTGATATAAATTGCGACATGGGTGAGAGTTTTGGCGCATATCGACTCGGAACCGATGAGGAAATCCTAAAATATGTGACGTCTGCTAATATTGCTTGCGGTTTTCACGCGGGTGATCCTGCAACCATGAGAAAAACGGTTAAGCTGGCTCTTGAGCATGGTGTTGGAATCGGTGTTCATCCAGGCTTGCCTGATCTTGCGGGGTTTGGCCGCCGCAACATCGACATCTCACCTCAGGAAGCGTATGAAATGGTCGTTTATCAAATCGGTTCGTTGTGGGGATTCGTACAGGCAGAAGGCGGAACAATTCAGCATGTTAAACCGCATGGCGCACTTTATAATATGGCAGCGGTGAATCGTGACCTGTCTGAAGCGATTGCAGAAGGTGTATATAAGGTGAACCCGGATTTGATATTGTTTGGACTAGCTGGAAGTGAGCTTGTGAAAGCAGGCGAGCGGGCAGGGCTTCGCACAGCGTCTGAAGTTTTTGCAGACAGAACGTATCAGCAAGATTGCACGCTAACTTCGCGCAAGCTGCCGAACTGCATGATCACAGATGATGATGAAGCTGTAGCACAGGTGATTCGCATGGCAAAAGAGGGGAAAGTGTTGACACAGCAAGATGTGGACGTTGATATTAAAGCGGATACGGTATGTATTCATGGTGATGGTGCTCATGCGCTAAGTTTTGCGAAAAAAATTCGGCAAACACTCGAGGATTCAGGGATTTCTGTTCGTAAAATTGGAGAAAGTCTTTAAAAGTAGGATTTAAAGCGGTTCAAGGTGCGTTTTACTGGCGCATCTTGAGCCGTTTTTATGTTGGTGCGCGAATATAGCCGCGGTGTGCGCGCAACTAAGCATGTCCCGCGCGTGAAATAGGTTCACCTGCGCGCAATGCACCTAATCGTGCGCGAACGTGTAACAAATAAAAGAACACGTACCGTATACAAAACTGAAAAAGCCGATCCATAAAAAAGTAGGCTGGTTCATCAATACTCC is from Fictibacillus sp. b24 and encodes:
- a CDS encoding glycerate kinase; this translates as MKIVIAPDSFKESMTAAEVCIAVEAGFRKVFSGAEYVHVPVGDGGEGTVRSVVDATDGEIVEVRATGPLGEKVNAFYGLTGDGKTAVIEMAAASGLHLVPRELRNPLVTTTRGTGELILDALDKKVERIVLGLGGSATNDGGAGMASALGVKFMDVNGKELRPGGEALGELLSIDVSEIDERLKSVKVDVASDVTNPLTGPLGASAVFGPQKGATPEMVGVLDNSLKRYAEVVESNLGVAVDELPGAGAAGGLGAGVVAFLDGKLQSGIDLVLDVIGFEDAVSGADLVITGEGRIDSQTVHGKAPVGVAKRAKNVTASVPVVAIAGSIGPDYEAVFEHDIDAVFSVVNGVVTLEEALANGSVNVEKTAENIARLLSLKIK
- a CDS encoding glycoside hydrolase family 38 C-terminal domain-containing protein encodes the protein MKQKKVYVVPHSHWDREWYFTIEDSNLLLVENMDRLMDVMENDPEYTGYVFDAQSSIIDEYLKVRPEEKERLSRLITAKRIFVGPWYTQADSLLVNRESLIRNLMYGTRIAEKMGHSMNVGYLPDIFGQNTYLPSMFKEFDIDYSVLQRGIYTDQLNGDLNFTWKSPDGESVKANNIYFGYGPGKFLSDDPQYMEERLLPILEKIADMNTSTDNLLLPAGGDQVLVREHFPETVKKLNEKDEKHEYVLSDYETFMKDTWEKGDFENVIEGELIATQKSRIHNTIRSQRYDIKKLNDMAEEKVICELEPLASFASTLGFKYPGKWLDEMWKMLFDVHAHDSIGGCNSDDTNQEIVNRLTKVIRMADGCLNLLKKQMTEAVSRKLGKDSIFVLFHLLPKSFEGTQKVVLFTKEKEFGIRDLKGAAVKFDVLNQEYISGGKTIVVTADGEKEVDAPGYYRNEVLLRDVKLPAMGYETFEVVEGASENEAVNPKTLNNRLIENENFAIFEENSQIHLTVKSLEKTIKDFIKFENVADAGDSYDFSPLEGDSAIYSKTLESVYVEGSSGTEFMEVVHVLQVPGDLEERKEGQATTSLAIVTRFELLSGEDFIRVTHDIENEVKDHRVRVLLQTSVEAPEHSFGDQGFSIIQRPTVNPYMPTWKEEKFAEAPVPIYPLENIAGVTNGELTAAVVTKGIKEYELINETGELALTLFRSVGLLGRDNLAWRPGRASGINNKVVTTPDAQMQTKMTFEYCIHVGEGNDINQLFKLVDDYRGHSVSYQKQSLNTFEERLDRFEIPYPVDALPARFSFLEAAGEVYFCSMKKAHDDNSVILRLFNPTDGEQTVNISSEHIQSIAQTKLNEKIVVDVKGDVLVRPKGYVTLKLVMKENV
- a CDS encoding alpha-amylase family glycosyl hydrolase, translating into MSFPEKVENLLQTIYGEDFSPHYKSEIVKLAESWKEKKWSKTAPLSEKNVYLITYGDIIKEEGEPALKTLNKFINEFAKNEITDVHLLPMFPYTSDDGFSVVDYREIHPDLGDWTDIERFSGDYRLMFDFVANHMSKSSKWFQGYLKGDPEYANYFISREDGFDASKVVRPRTSPLFHEYEEGKTAWTTFSEDQVDVNFKHFPALIEMTDILLEYAYRGGTSIRLDAIGFMWKESGTTCIHLPQTHAIIQLWREILEELKLNTLLITETNVPHKENISYFGDGKNEAHMVYQFSLPPLVLHTLTTHDTKTLTGWAKTIEKVSDSATYFNFLASHDGIGMRPTEGILTEEERMALAKKVLANGGRVSYKSNPDGTESPYELNINYMDALINKEEDVSEDAQVQKMLAAHSVLFSVMGVPAVYYHSLLGSENDYEGLESSGINRRINREKFQYEELVAELETSTRRQKVFTGLKKLIRTRQQEPAFSPFASQLILDLSEQVFALIRRNEETGDTVLFVMNALNETVDVELPFGGQDLWSGNSVDESVELVPYQFMWIKK
- a CDS encoding fructose-specific PTS transporter subunit EIIC yields the protein MELRNMTHPNLVLFDVDAQNKEQVIKQLISKIKKQDYIESEEALLEAVIKREEQSPTGMEKGLAIPHGKSSTVKQAVFAVARLKTPLADWESIDPNNKVQLVFLIAIPESEAGTTHLKVLSTLSTNLMRDGYLEGLMAASTPEEFLNRLDVEEKTEVPVEKEFTKTVVAVTACATGIAHTYMSAEALEKAGRELGVRVLVEKQGANGIEDELTADVIKNADAVIFATDIAPKRKERFAGKTYVATRVAEPLRRGKELIQKALDNPDGVVEAGDEDESSTTSSNGGGFFKDMVQAVMTGISYMIPVIVAGGLMMGIAKLGAMPFGLVNELGDPKYATHSNELFVILHHLDKFGALIFKFMYPIFAAFVAYSLADRVGLVAGFIGGAFAGGLHYTFWDNPEGIPSGFLGALILGLAAGYIARFLNRKIQLNKNLAAMKPMFIIPAVSVLSIFFLNFYIVDPVFGGLNVVLRNWIESAQGTGDVVLASIIASATAFDLGGPINKAAGAIAIGLAADEVYPLTARVLAIVIPPIGLGLAVIIDKYVVGRRVFPADLRVAGNTSLLLGFLAISEGAIPFMLRNPIITIPINIIGAILGASTAVLLGAVQWLPLPAIWGWPLVENLWAYLLGLIVGAAFIAFANIFVRFAILKKKERQA
- a CDS encoding LamB/YcsF family protein, producing the protein MSVIDINCDMGESFGAYRLGTDEEILKYVTSANIACGFHAGDPATMRKTVKLALEHGVGIGVHPGLPDLAGFGRRNIDISPQEAYEMVVYQIGSLWGFVQAEGGTIQHVKPHGALYNMAAVNRDLSEAIAEGVYKVNPDLILFGLAGSELVKAGERAGLRTASEVFADRTYQQDCTLTSRKLPNCMITDDDEAVAQVIRMAKEGKVLTQQDVDVDIKADTVCIHGDGAHALSFAKKIRQTLEDSGISVRKIGESL